ACCCTGGCGGAGAACGGAGCCCAGGCCCTCGAGCACTTCCGCGCCTCGGAGCCCGACGTGGTGGTGTTGGACGTGATGATGCCCGAGCTCGACGGCTTCGCCGTGACCGAGCGGATCCGTGCCCAATCGGAGGTGCCGATCATTCTCCTGACGGCCCTTGGGGATGTGGCTGATCGGATTACGGGTCTTCAGCTGGGCGCTGACGACTACATGGTCAAGCCCTTCAGTCCCAAGGAGCTCGAGGCGCGGATCCGCTGTGTCATGCGTCGCGTCAGCTCGGTTCAAGCCAACGGTGTTGCCGGACCGGGTCGCACGGCCCATGTGGTCGTGGTCGGTGACCTGAGCATCGATTTCAACAAGCGCCAAGCCCACCGCGGTGAGGAGCGGATCCGCTTGACCGGCATGGAGTTCAACCTGCTGGAGCTGCTGATCAGCCGTTCCGGCGAACCGATCAGCCGTCTCGACATGCTCGAAAAAGTTTGGGGCTACAAGCCGGAGCGCTCCTCCGACAGTCGGGTCGTCGATGTTCACGTCTCCCGTCTGCGAGCCAAGCTCGAGGATGACCCGGAGAATCCCGAGTTGATCCTGACGGCCCGGGGTCTCGGCTACATGTTCCAGCGCATTCCCCAGGCCATGGAGGCCCTCAGCGCTTAAAGCGCACCTTGTAGGCCCCATGGCTGGGGCCGAAGTGCTCGATGAGGGCGTCCCTCGCGGCGTGATGGAGCTCTTCAAGGTTGCTGGAGCGAATCGTCAGGCTCGGTGATTCGCTTTTGGCCTGAAGGGTTGTTGGCGAGCTGGCAACGCGAAAGACGATCTCGCGCATCGGTCAATGACCGCAGTGGCCCGACCATTGTTCCCCGGCTGCTCCGTTGCGGTGGTCGCGTGGGCTACCCCTGCTGGTGACGTGTGATGAAGCGCTGACAGTGGTCGATGGCGGCGTTCAGGTTGTCGGCCTCGCTCAGCCCGGACGTTTTGGTCGGCATGAAGCTGTGGTCCCCGCTCGGCAACCAGATCAGCTCCAAGGACGGGGCAAGGGAATAGCGCTCCACCTCCTCGCGGCGACCAAAACTGTCCCGTTCCCCCTGGAGGATCAGACATGGGGACTGCATGCTTTCGAGGTGCTCGGTGCGAAGCGACTCGGGTTTGCCGGGGGGGTGAAAGGGATAGCCAAGGCAGAGGCACCCTTGGACATCGTCCAGTGACTCGATCAGGAGGCTGGCAACGCGTCCGCCGAGGGACTTCCCGCCGATGAACACGTTGGCAACGCCATGGCGGCGTTGTTCGCGCATCACCTCCTCGCGGTAGGCATCCAGAAGCTTGGGGAGGCGATCCGGTCCACAACGTCGACCCAGTTCGCGGCTTCGCTGCATGTAGGGGAACTCAAAGCGCACCACCCGGACGCCGCAGGCTCCCAACCCGCCTGCTACCGACTCCATCCAGTTGCTGTCCATGGGCGCGCCCGCACCGTGGGCCAGCAGCAGCGTGCTCGTTGCGGTCTCAGGCCCATTGATCAGCCTAGCTCCATCGTTTTGGCTCATAGGGCGACGAGTGAGCGGGCGTGCTGCGTCAGTGTCGCAAGACCTGACGGGCTGTTTTGGATCACGAGGTCAGCCTTCTGCCTTAAGGGACGAATGAAGTCACGTTCGCCGGGCAAGGTCTCCAACACGGTCTGGCGGATCACGTAGACGAGGGAATGACCGCGCTCCCGTCGATCACGCCGTTGCCGGCGCCAGAGCCGAAGCGGCATTGCAAGCTCCAGATACACCATCGATCGCAGCAGGGGCTCGCCCAGCAAGGCCTGGGGACCGAAGGCCCCCTCGAGAACAATCAGGTCATAGTTCTGCTTGAAGGGCTCCCGCCAGACCGAGTGGCTCACCATGTCGTAGCGACGCAGACTGTTCGCGTTGTTGCTGCAGAGGAGCTCCAGCTCTGCGAGCAAAGCCTCGGCGTCAATACCAGCAGGGGTGTCGTAGCCGTAGAGCGCATCCGGCGTCCAATTGGGCCAGTAGTAGTCGTCACAGGAGAGGGGCAACACCCTGATCCCATCCAGCTCGAGCGAGGTTTGCAGCGCTCGCGCCATGCTTGTTTTCCCCGCGGCTGAGGGGCCGCAGAGACAAAGCAGAGGAATCACTGCTGCAACAACCCAGAGAGCACGCTGCTCAGTTGTCCCCCCCAGGGGTAGGTGATGTCATCCACGACCCAAGTCCCGGAAGGTCCTTGCTGCATCTGGAGGGAAAGCCGTTGGGGAGCCTCAGATAGCCGTCCCCTCAAACCGGTAAACACCGCGACATCAGCACTCTCACCCGTGCAGCTCACCACCAGCACGTTGTGGGAATAGACCTGCCTTCCGCTGAAGGGATCGAAATCCAGATAGCCACGGCCATCCCCTGGGTTGAGCTGATAGGCCGCGGTCAGGTGTTGGTACAGCGTTGGGCTCAGGAGAGGCTGAATGCTCTTGAGCTGAGGACGCCCTGGTGTGTCCTGCCGTCCGATTTGCCAGCGATAGAGCTCGGTGATGGGCGCCTCCATGGCCGGCGGGCACGAGCAGGCCAGGGCGCTGGAGGGAGTCAGGGACACGCTCGCCCACAGCGCCAATGCTGGTCGGAACGCGCGCATCAGCCCCGGTGCAACTGGCCAGACCCTAGGCATGGAGTGCGCTCAGACAGCAAAAAGCCCCGCTTTCGCGGGGCTCAGCGCAATGGCTCGGGGGAGACTTGAACTCCCGACCTTGGGGTTATGAATCCCACGCTCTAACCAGCTGAGCTACCGAGCCGCGGTGGAATGATTGTAGAGGATCACCGGGCCGAAACCCTGTTCGCAGCAGCGATCAGGCCCTCGGCGGCAGCATGCCAAGCGGATTTACCGCGCCACGCCCGGCGGGGATGATCTCGAAGTGCAGGTGCGGTCCGGTACTGCGGCCCGTGCTGCCCATCAGGGAGATGACCTTGCCCTGGGGCACGAACTGGCCTGAACGCACAAGGATGCGACTGTTGTGGCCGTAACGGGTCAGGGTTCCGTCGGCGTGGCGGATCTCGACGAGGTAGCCATAGCCGCCACCGTGCCAGCCAGCGGAGAGGACTTGGCCTGATTTCGCGGCAACGATCGGGGTGCCGATGTTGTTGGCGATGTCGATGCCCCGATGCATCCGACCCCAACGCCAGCCGTAGCCGGAGGTAAAGATGCCCTTGGTGG
This DNA window, taken from Synechococcus sp. LTW-R, encodes the following:
- a CDS encoding DUF3828 domain-containing protein encodes the protein MRAFRPALALWASVSLTPSSALACSCPPAMEAPITELYRWQIGRQDTPGRPQLKSIQPLLSPTLYQHLTAAYQLNPGDGRGYLDFDPFSGRQVYSHNVLVVSCTGESADVAVFTGLRGRLSEAPQRLSLQMQQGPSGTWVVDDITYPWGGQLSSVLSGLLQQ
- a CDS encoding alpha/beta family hydrolase, whose protein sequence is MSQNDGARLINGPETATSTLLLAHGAGAPMDSNWMESVAGGLGACGVRVVRFEFPYMQRSRELGRRCGPDRLPKLLDAYREEVMREQRRHGVANVFIGGKSLGGRVASLLIESLDDVQGCLCLGYPFHPPGKPESLRTEHLESMQSPCLILQGERDSFGRREEVERYSLAPSLELIWLPSGDHSFMPTKTSGLSEADNLNAAIDHCQRFITRHQQG
- the rpaB gene encoding response regulator transcription factor RpaB translates to MTEATTANAPLKILVADDEDNIRRILETRLVMLGHEVTLAENGAQALEHFRASEPDVVVLDVMMPELDGFAVTERIRAQSEVPIILLTALGDVADRITGLQLGADDYMVKPFSPKELEARIRCVMRRVSSVQANGVAGPGRTAHVVVVGDLSIDFNKRQAHRGEERIRLTGMEFNLLELLISRSGEPISRLDMLEKVWGYKPERSSDSRVVDVHVSRLRAKLEDDPENPELILTARGLGYMFQRIPQAMEALSA